AGAGTAGTGGTATTGCTAATCAGCTGCCACGCATTAATGATTTATTGTCTGGAGATGATGAACAAATATACTTAGCCAAAAATCAGTATTTGGGCTCTTCTGAAAAGGGGATTGGTGGCAAGATTCTAGTTCGGGTAACTTACCAAGATGGAATAATTAAAAATGTAGAAGTCATTGAAAATCATGAAACTGAAGGAATTGGTGCAGTGGCAATTAAGCAAATTCCGCAAGAGATTGTCAAACATAATTCTACAAAAGTTGATGCTATTTCTGGAGCTTCGACAACAACTAATGCAATACAAGAAGCTGTAAATTCAGCAATTCAAAAAGCTAAAAACTTGGAAGGGAGAAAAAATGTTAGATAAATTTGAATGGAAAAAGTGGATTTGGCCACTTGGAATTGGAATTGTTTTGTGGCTATTAACGCCGTTAAAGCCGAATGCGATTAATGTTACTGCTTGGCACCTATTTGCGATATTTATTGCAACAATTATCGCATGCGTTACTAAGCCGCTACCAATGATGGCTACAACTCTCATTGCAGTGGTAATTGCCACAATGACAGGAATTTTTAAGATGGATGAAGTTGCTGCAGGTTTTGGTAATTCAACTGCTTGGATGGTTGCCATGTGTATGTTCATCGCTGCTGGTTTTATCAAATCAGGTCTTGGGAAGCGAATAGCTTACTTTTTTGTTAAAACTTTTGGTAAAAAGACTCTAGGCTTGGCTTACGCGTTATCTTTTGTTGAAACTATTTTAGCAATCGGGATTCCCAGTAATAATGCACGGGTTAACGGAATTATGTATCCGATTATTGATAACCTTTCAAAAGAAATGGGCTCAGATCCGGAAAAGGGAACTCAAAGAAATATGGGCTCTTTTCTAGTATTTAATGAATATGAAATTAACATTGTTACTTCGACGATGTTTTTGACAGGGTTAGCTGGCAATATGGTGGCTTTAGGAATTGCTAAAACCCAAAATATTTCAATTTCATGGATGCAGTGGTTCGCTGCCGCCATCGTGCCAGGACTAATTTCTTTACTTGTCGTGCCGTTCATTTTATACAAAATTTATCCACCTAAAGTCAAGGAAACACCCAATGCTCATGCATGGGCAGATGGCAAGCTGAACGAGTTAGGAAAAATGACTGCTGCAGAAAAGATTATGGCGATTATTTTTGTGTTGGCTGTTGTTTTATGGTTAATTGGTTCTAAATTTGGAATTGATGCAACCGAAGTTAGTTTTATTGCAGTAGCCTTACTTCTAATTACGGGAGTAATTAATGTTAAAGATATGCTAGGCCAGAGTTTTGCTTGGAATATTTTGACTTGGTTATCAATTATTATGTTAATGTCACAGAAGTTGATGACGCTTGGATTCTTTCCGTGGTTTTCGAAAACTCTAGGTAGTTCGCTTCAGGGTATGAATTGGGTACTAGTTTTAGTGATTTTATACCTTGCTTACTTTTATTTACACTATTTATTCCCGAGTGTTTCTACGCAAATTTCCGCCTTATATGCCGGATTTCTATCAATTGCAATTGGTGCAGGAGTACCGCACATCATGGCTGCTTTAATGTTAGCCTTTGCCGGTTCGCTATATTTATCGACGTCTAGTTACTCTGCTGGACCAGCTGCCTTACTTTCATCAACTGGTTATGTTTCTAATAAAGATTGGTGGAAGTTGAGTGCAATTATTGGCTTGGTACTAAATGTAATTTGGCTTGGAGGAGGTTTACTCTGGACCAAAGTAATCGGCATGTGGTAAATTCGATTTATTCACAAAAATCGCTTGACAAAAAATAAGTTAATAATTAGAATACTTTTAATATCTAAAAAAGCAATGAAAAGAAAAGTATGTTTGCACAAAGTTGTACAGGGACTTCCGGTGATTGAGATGGAAGCACAAGTGTCAGCAGAAAATCCCTTGGAGCTATTTGGTGAATTTAAGTAACCAATATTGGTGACGCCCATTATCGCGTTAGCGTATCGCATTATGCCGTACGTGAAGTGACTGGATTATTATTTATTAGTATAATTTTTCAGTAAAATAGGTGGTACCGTGCCAAGTTAAGCACCCTTGAATTAATTTTCAAGAGTGTTTTTTTATTGTTAAAGAAGATAAAGGAAGTGGTGTGATGGATAATAATTTAACTAGTAAATCAGCTATAGTTGAAACTTTACCAACTGTTTTTGGTTATTTAGGAATTGGTATTGCCTTTGGCGTTGTCGGACGAGCGTCTGGCTTGTCAATCTGGATTGTAACGTTGATTTCGATTTTTGTTTATGCAGGTTCGGCGCAGTTTGTTTTGGTATCAATGCTCTTGGCGCATAGCTCACTACCAGCAATTGTGTTTTCCGTTTTTTTAGTCAATGCCCGTATGATTTTGATGAGTACCACACTAACGCCATTTTTAAAAGATGAGTCAATGAAGAAGAATATCTGGTTAGGTACCTTATTGACTGATGAAAGTTTCGCGTTAGCTGTTAATAAACTAAATTATACTGAACAAAAGTTGAATTTTACTTGGTTTAACACGGTTAATGTGGTTTCATATTTAACTTGGATATTGAGTAGTGCGCTAGGAGCAGGCCTCGGATCTTTAATTACGGATCCAGCTAAGTTTGGGCTTGATTTTGCGATTACGGCCATGTTTATCGGCTTATTGTACTCACAAATCACTTCTGATAAGTCAATCAAACTCGGATTACAATTGGGTTTAGTGGTTTTTGTGTTGGTGGGTACGTATTTTGGTTTATTCTTTATACCAGCCAATATTTTGGTTTTAGTAATAACTGTTTTAGGCTGCATGTTAGGAGTTTTAATTAAAAATGCCCACAAATAATTTTATTTTATTGACAATTGTGTGTTGTGGACTGGTAACTTGGCTGTCACGAACCTTACCATTTGTGTTATTGAAAAAATTTTCTTTACCACAGGTAGTAGCTGATTTTTTAAGTTTTGTACCAGTTACTATTTTGGCAGCGATGTGGGTTCAAAACTTGTTTACTGCTAATCTCGGTAAACTGCCAACGATTAACTACCTAAATTTATTTGCCTCAATTCCGACACTAATTGCCGCATTAATTTCTAAAAACTTATCTGTCGTTGTTATTGTTGGAGTGATATCGGCTGCTATCTTTAACTTATTATTGTAAAGAAGGTTAAAAAATGAATGAATTAGAACAAGATCTTAATCAAAAACCATTGACTTGGAAGCAATATCTAGTAATTGCATCATTATTATTTGGTTTGTTTTTTGGAGCGGGAAATCTAATTTTTCCGATTCACTTAGGACAAATGTCGGGCGCAAATTGGATACCTGCCACAGTCGGCTTCTTGATTACGGCCGTTTTATTGCCATTGCTTTCAGTGCTAGCAATTAGCGCGACGCATGCTAAAGGGGTTTATGATGTCGGCCTGCCATTAGGTAAAACTTTTGCCTTGACCTTTATGGTACTGATCCATCTCATAATTGGACCATTGTTTGGAACGCCGCGCACAGCAAGTGTTTCTTTTACTGTTGGACTGCAACCAGTTCTTCCTAAGAACCTTTGGCACACAGGACTGTTGCTTTTCTCAGCTGTATTTTTCTTACTGGCATTTGTAATTGCTTATAAGGAATCGAATATTTTAACTAGTATTGGCAAAATTCTTAATCCCGCATTTTTATTATTATTGTTTGCAATTTTTTTATTAGCTTTCTTTTCGCCAATGGGTCAGGCAAATGCGCAAAAGGCGACAACGGCTTATCAGCAAGCGCCTTTACTACACGGCTTTATTGAAGGCTATAACACAATTGACGCACCAGCCGGGTTAGCATTTGGAGTCACTGTGGTTACTGCAGTACGGCAAATGGGTAAGACTACTGCTAAAAGCAATGCTAAAGTAACAGCTAAAGCAGGAGTTTTGGCAACGGGTGCTATTGGTGTAATTTATGTTGGTTTGATCTGGTTAGGTGCAACGACTTTAAGTCATTTTAAGTTATCTGCTGATGGCGGTGTAGCTTTCAATCAAATTGTTACTCACTATTTAGGTGGTTTTGGTCATGTCTTGCTTGCTACCTTAATCACAGTTACCTGTTTAACAACAGCAGTTGGTTTAATCGCCGCTTTTGCGCAGGATTTTCATCGTAGTTTTTCTAAAGTCAGTTATCATACTTGGTTAGGATTAATGACCTTAGTATCATTTTTAACTGCTAACTTTGGTTTAGATACACTGATTTCATGGTCAACACCAATGCTAATGTTTATTTATCCATTTGCAATGGTACTAATCTTGTTATCAATTTCGGCCTCATTATTTGATCGTGATCCAGTAGTTTACTTTTGGGTAGTTCTATTTACTTTATTACCCGCACTTTTAGATATGGTAGCAACATTTCCACCCGTAGTCAGCCAAAGTTCTTGGGCATTAGCGTTAAGATCATTTCAGTTAAATTGTTTACCATTTGCAGAAATTGGGATGGATTGGATTATTCCAGCATTGGTTGGTTTAGCAATTGGATTGGTTTGTCATTTTGTAAAAGGAAAAAAAGCTGCAGTTAATTAATTTCAATCTTCTCAGTTTCGTAGATTTTGAAATTTAGCTTGACAAAAAATGTTGTCTTAATTAGAATATTATTAATATTTAAAGCAATGAAAAGAATAGTAAGATTACAGGTAGTGTTAATAGAGAGTTCTACTGCTGAAAATGAACCATGAGCGTAATCTGAAAGTAACTTTGAGCTATATAGTGAAATTTTAGTAGCTTATATTGGTGACACCCATTATCGTGTTAGCGTATCGCAATTATGCCGTACGTGAAGTGACTGAATAGTTATTCACTTGGAGTAATTATCAGTAAGATAGGTGGTACCGTGTTAAACGCACCCTTGATGATAAATCAGGGGTGCGTTTTTATTTACCCAAAATTTCTTTTCAAATGCAGTAAGGAGCGATAACTGTTGGAAGAAAGTGTCATAGTTTAATGAATTAAGTAACTAAAAAAGTTGAAGCAATGGAGGTAAAAAATATGAAAGAAATTGAGCAAGATTTAAATACTAAGCCGCTAACGTGGAAACAGTATCTGATGGTGGCATCATTATTATTTGGACTATTTTTTGGTGCTGGGAATATGATTTTTCCAATTCACCTAGGTCAAATTGCTGGTGCAAATTGGGGAATTGCGACAGTCGGATTTTTGGTGACAGCTGTTTTATTACCACTGCTAGCTGTCTTAGCTATTAGTGCTAGCCATGCCAAAGGAGTCTATGATATCGGTAAACCGTTAGGTAAACATTTTGGCATCATCTTTATGGTTCTGATCCATTTAACGCTTGGTCCATTATTTGCGACTCCCAGAACAGCGAGTATTTCTTTTTCAGTTGGTTTGCAGCCAGTTTTACCAACTAACTGGGCTAAGCCAGGATTATTAATTTTTTCAGCAATCTTTTTTATATTGGCATTTATCATTTCGTATAACCAATCTGCCATTTTAGAACGAATTGGCAAAATCTTAAACCCACTATTTTTACTGCTGTTATTCATAATTTTCTTATTTGGCTTTATTTCACCGATGGGTCAGGCAAATGCACAAAAGGTAACAACAGCTTATCAGCAAGCACCATTTTTTAATGGCTTTTTAGAAGGCTATAATACGATGGATGCATTAGCTGGTCTGGCTTTTGGTTATACCATTGTTTCTGCAGTTAAACAATTGGGGAAGACGTCTGCTAAGAGCAATGCTAAGGTTACAGCACGTGCCGGAGTCATCGCTACGAGTGGGATTGGAATTATTTATATTGGACTTATTTGGCTTGGAGCAACCACTCTTAAACATTTTAAAATTTCGCCTGAAGGTGGAACAGCCTTTAATCAAATTGTTACCTATTATCTTGGTGATTTTGGGCATGCATTGCTAGCAACGATTGTTACGCTAACTTGTTTGACAACTGCAGTTGGCTTAATTGCCGCTTTTGCCCAGGATTTTCATCGCAGTTTTAGTAAAGTTAGCTACCATACTTGGTTAGCGATTATGACTTTTGCTTCATTTATAACTGCTAATTTTGGCCTTGATACTATTATTTCGTGGTCGACACCAATGTTAATGTTTATCTATCCGATCGCGATTGCCTTAATCATTTTATCAATTGCAGCGACCAAATTTGATCATGATCCAATTGTTTATTTTTGGACAGTAATCTTTACATTGATTCCGGCAATTCTAGATATGATTGCTGCATTTCCTCCGGTTATTAGTCAAACAGCTTGGGCAATGCAGATTAGAACTTTCCAATTAAAAGTACTACCATTTGCTGCAATTGGGATGGATTGGGTTGTACCAACTTTTATTGGCTTAATTATTGGTTTATGTTGTCATTTTTATCATAAAACTAAAATAGTTAAAGCATAAATCAAGTAACCAGGACGGTTAGTCCTGGTTTTTTTAATGCAGTTTGTTTGACAGTTTTGGTTTACAAATGCAAACTTTGAATATAGGCAATGAATTAGTTAAGTTTTCTGGAGGTGCTGTTATGGACAAAATGGATTTGAGTCATAATCACCAGATGGATCACTCAAAAAATGATCATGATCATCAAATGAACATGGATATGAGTGACAACGATATGATGATGCATGGCGGACAGATGATGCACATGGGCAATTTGAAGCAAAAATTTTGGGTGTCACTAATCTTGGCGCTACCGATTTTATTTTTGGCTCCAGCAATGGGGGTCAAATTACCGTTCCAATTTTCTTTTCCTGGCTCACAATGGGTAGTGCTTATTTTTGCAACTATACTATTCATTTATGGTGGACAGCCTTTTCTTAAAGGAGCGTATTCAGAGCTCAAAGCCAAACAGCCAGAAATGATGACGCTAATTTCACTTGGAATTTCAACTGCCTATCTCTATAGTCTCTATGCTTTTGTACAAAACGAACTCTTACATAGCCAGGAACAAGTAATGGATTTCTTTTGGGAACTGGCTACATTAATTTTAATTATGCTTTTGGGTCATTGGATTGAGATGAATTCTATGATGCAAGCTAGCAGTTCAGTTAATGATTTGGCCAAACTATTACCAGATCAAGTTCACGTTAAATCAGGTGATCAGGTTAAAGATCGTCCGCTTAACCAAGTTGATAAAGATGAACACGTGCTTGTTAAAGCAGGCGAAAGTGTGCCACTTGATGGTGTGGTTTTGTCAGGTACTAGTGATGTCAATGAATCGCTAGTAACAGGGGAGTCACGGTCTGTTACTCGTAAACAAGGTGATAAAGTGATTGGCGGCTCAATCAACGGTGCTGGTACATTGACTATCAAAGTTACCAATGCGGTAAATTCTGGTTTTTTGGCGAATGTTAACAAATTGGTTAAATCATCGCAGCAAGATAAATCGAAGCTACAAAACTTGGCTGACCGAGTTTCAGGCTGGTTATTTTATGCAGCACTAATTTTTGGAATTATTGCTCTTATTGTTTGGACAAGCATCAGTGGTATTGCTGACGGGCTGCAGCGGATGGTCACAGTTTTAGTCATCGCTTGTCCCCATGCTCTCGGCTTAGCGATTCCGCTGGTGAATGCTAAGAGCATGTCATTAGGTGCAAAAAATGGTTTGTTAATTCGCAATCGAAATGTAATTGATATCAGTTCAAAAGTAAATTATCTGTTAATGGATAAAACCGGTACATTGACTGAAGGAAAATTTACTGTTCGCAAATATGAGCCAATCGATAAGCAGCTTGATAAACAAGAATTGCTAACTTTGATTGCTTCAATAGAGCAGAATTCCACGCATCCAATTGCGCAAAGTATTTTGCAATTTGCTAAGGCTAAGCAAGTGAAATTGCAGAATGTGACCGAGAGTAACAATCTTAATGGTAAGGGTGTTAGTGGCATTTTAAATGGTAAAAAATATCAATTATTCAGTGAGCATGCAGCACGTGAACAAGTAACCACATTACCACAAGTTGATACTAGTAACGATACAGTGAGTTACTTAATTCAGGGCGATCAAGTTCTTGGCTATATCAGCGTTGGTGATCAGATAAAATCGACTGCAAAGAAGTTGGTTAAACAAATCAAAAAATTTAATATTATCCCAGTGATGCTAACTGGTGATAATCAAAAAGCTGCTAAAGGTATTGCTAGTGAGTTGGGAATTACGCAGGTATACGCTGAATTGCTGCCAGAAGATAAAGCAGATATCGTTGCTAAATTACAGGCAAAAGATAATCATGTAATGATGGTTGGCGATGGAATTAATGATGCTCCTAGCCTTGCTAAGGCAGACATTGGGGTAGCCATCGGTGCTGGAACTGATGTGGCAGTAGATTCTGCGGATGTGGTACTAGTTAATAGTGAACCAACTGATATTATTAGTTTTCTAAATTTGGCGCAAAAAACTCACGCAAAAACTATCCAAAATCTTTGGTGGGGTGCTGGCTATAATATTCTGGCAATTCCGCTAGCCGCAGGGATTTTGGCACCATTAGGTATTATTCTTGATCCAGCTGTAGGGGCAATTTTAATGTCGCTGTCAACAGTAATTGTGGCCTTGAATGCCGAAACTTTAAAACTTTAACAACAAACCAGCATCATTATCTTAAAGATGCTGGTTTGTTTTTTGCTGATTTTTGTAGTAAATATTTATCTTTAAGCAAATATACCATTATTTATTTTAAAAAATTAAAATTTGTACCTTTATTTTTAAAAATATTGAAATAATACAGCTGAAAATGTATGATATGGATAGTTGCTGTAAATAAGAAATAATTGTTAATTAGTAAAATAATAGTAAGGAGAAAACAATGAGCGAAGAAGAATATCGAATTGAAAGTGATACGATTGGTCCAGTTAAAATTCCCAAAGATGCTTTGTGGGGTCCGCAAACGGAAAGAAGCCGCAACAATTTTCCTAGTGGTGAATTAATGCCCCTAGCAGTTATCCGGGCTTTTCTAAATTTGAAAAAGGCAGCAGCCCAGTCCAATGTTGAAGTTGGTGATGAACCAAAGGAAAAAGGAGCAGCAATTGAGGACGCGGTAGATCAGCTACTTAGTTTGTCTGATGAAGAACTACGTAAGGACTTTCCGTTGCACGTGCTGCAAACAGGTTCTGGTACGCAAAGTAACATGAACGTTAATGAAGTGGTAGCTAACTTAGCTAATCAGCTTCATCCTGGATTGGATATTTTACCTAACGATGATGTTAATCGTGGACAATCATCTAACGATACCTATCCTACTGCAATGAATATTGTGGCGGTTGAAGCGTTAGATAAATTGGAGCCAGCTATTGAGCATTTAATTGCTGAATTAAAGGTTAAGCAAAATAAATATTGGAAGACGGTCAAAGTTGGTCGGACTCATCTACAAGATGCAACACCAGTTACTTTTGGGCAAGAACTTTCAGGCTATATTTCTGCGCTAAAGCATGATTTGGCTTATTTACAAGAATTAAAGCCGACTCTTTATGAATTAGCGATCGGAGGAACAGCTGTTGGTACAGGCTTAAATGCAGCTCCTGGTATGACAGAAAAGATTGCTGGTAAGTTGTCTGAAGTTTATGGTCATGAATTTAAAGTTAAAACCAACAAATTTTGGGGTTTGGCGCATCACTCAGGTATTAATGTTATTCATGGAGCATTGAAAACTTTGGCAGCAGATATGTTTAAGATTGCTCAAGACGTGCGTTTCTTAGCATCTGGTCCTAGAGCTGGTTATCATGAATTGAATATTCCAGCTAATGAACCAGGTTCATCAATCATGCCTGGTAAAGTTAATCCTACCCAGTCTGAAGCAGTAACAATGGCCGCTGCCAAGGTTTTTGGTAATGATACCACAATTACCTTTGCGGCTTCACAAGGGAATTTTGAAATGAATGTCTTCAAGACAGTTATGATTAGTGCCTTTCTAGATTCTTGTGATATTTTAACTGGTACAATCACTGGTTTTGCTGATAAAATGATTGCAGGTCTAAGTGTTAACTCAGCCAGAATGGATGATTTGCTAGAAGATTCCTTGATGACAGTTACTGCACTTTCGCCACATATTGGTTATCATGCTGCTGCTACAATTGCTCAAACAGCTGATAAAGAGGGGACTACTCTAAAGGAGGCTGCTTTAAAGAGTGGTGAAGTGACTGAAGCTCAATACGACGAGTGGATGGATTATATGAAGATGACTAATATTGATCAAACAAGTCCAGAAGAATAAAGAAAAAGGGAGATTACATGGCAAAATTTGTTTTTACGCCAAATGATAGTGCGCAAATCGCGGATAATTACGATGCAGTAATTGTTGGAGCAGGTGGAGCAGGTCTGACGGCTGCTATTCAAGCACATGAATTGGGACTCAAGGTAGCAATTTTTGAAAAAGATGAAAAGCTTGGTGGTAATACTAATCGTGCTTCGTCAGGAATGAATGCTTCTGAAAGTTTAGTTCAACTTAACGAAGGTATCATTGATGATAAATCGAGTTTTTATCAAGAAACATTGCAAGGCGGTGGTTTGTTAAACGATCGAGACTTATTGCAATATTTTGTGGATCATTCAGCAATTGCTGTTAGCTGGTTAATGGAACACGGAATTGAACTTACTAATTTGACAATTACTGGCGGGATGAGCAAAAAGCGGGCGCACCGGCCTGCTTCAATGGAACCAGTTGGTAGTTATTTGGTTACTGGAGCTTTAAAAGAAATTCAAAAAGAACAAGTACCTGTTTTTAATCAATCCAAAGTTAGCAAGTTATTACAAGATAATACTGGCAAGGTTAATGGTGTTGAGGTTGAGACCACTAGTGGTATCAAAAAAGTTGGAGCTAAGGTAGTTATGCTAGCCTCAGGTGGTTTTGGAGCTTCAAAAGAATTAATCAAGAAGTATCGCCCTGATTTAACAGAATATAAGACTACTAATCAACCGGGCGCAACTGGCGATGGCTTAAAACTAGCTAGTGATGTCAATGCGCAACTTGAGCAAATGGAATTTATTCAGGTCCACCCGACAGCCCAAACAGATACTGACCATGTTTATTTAATTGGTGAAGGTGTCCGCGGTGAAGGGGCAATTTTGGTTAATAAGTCGGGTAAACGATTTGTTAATGAACTTGATACCCGTAAAATTGTTTCCGATGCCATTACCAATTTGCATGAAGATGGTGCGTACCTAATCCTAGACCAGGGAATCCGCGATCATTTTGCTGCAGTTGATTTTTATGATCATGTTGGCCTAGTGAAGCATGGTGCTACTTTAGCAGAACTTGCTGATGAAATTGGCGCTGATGCTGATAATTTAGCAACCACAGTCGCAACTTGGAATAAGGCAGTAGCAGCTAAAGATGATACAGAATTTGGTCGGACCACAGGTATGGATCGCAGTATTGATCAAGGTCCTTATTATGCGATTCACATTCACCCAGCAATTCACTATACTATGGGCGGAATTCATATTAATCCAAAAACCGAGGTTTTGGACACAAATGGCAAAGTAATTAAAGGTTTGTACGCTGCCGGTGAAGTTTCTGGTGGATTACATGGTAATAATCGGATTGGCGGCAATTCAATTGCTGAAACAGTTGTGTTTGGTCGGCAAGCTGGAATTCAAATGACAGAATTTGTTCGTGCAAATAATTAATTTAAAATGAAATATTTAAGGCACTTAGTAAAAACTAAGTGCCTTTTGTCTGCTCTAAGTAGGCTGGACGATATGTTTTAGCATATTTTTAAAAAATTAAAAAATAAAATATTTTATTTTAAATATTGAAAATAATAACGGTAGACTATATAATAATTTGTGTAAAGAAGTACAAAGTTTTTTCATTTTTTGAAAGGAACAAAATTATATGACTAGAAAAGTATTACTTGTTGGCGATGGTTCAGTAGGCTCAACTTTTGCCAATGATCTTCTGCAACATACTAGAGTTGATGAATTAGTAATTGCCGACGTAGTTAAGAAACGTCCTGTTGGAGATTCAATGGATCTTGAAGATATCTTACCTTTTGCTGGCGAATGCAACATTCACCCTGGTGAATACGAAGATGCTAAAGATGCTGATGTAGTAGTGAT
This DNA window, taken from Lactobacillus sp. ESL0684, encodes the following:
- a CDS encoding flavocytochrome c, which gives rise to MAKFVFTPNDSAQIADNYDAVIVGAGGAGLTAAIQAHELGLKVAIFEKDEKLGGNTNRASSGMNASESLVQLNEGIIDDKSSFYQETLQGGGLLNDRDLLQYFVDHSAIAVSWLMEHGIELTNLTITGGMSKKRAHRPASMEPVGSYLVTGALKEIQKEQVPVFNQSKVSKLLQDNTGKVNGVEVETTSGIKKVGAKVVMLASGGFGASKELIKKYRPDLTEYKTTNQPGATGDGLKLASDVNAQLEQMEFIQVHPTAQTDTDHVYLIGEGVRGEGAILVNKSGKRFVNELDTRKIVSDAITNLHEDGAYLILDQGIRDHFAAVDFYDHVGLVKHGATLAELADEIGADADNLATTVATWNKAVAAKDDTEFGRTTGMDRSIDQGPYYAIHIHPAIHYTMGGIHINPKTEVLDTNGKVIKGLYAAGEVSGGLHGNNRIGGNSIAETVVFGRQAGIQMTEFVRANN
- a CDS encoding DASS family sodium-coupled anion symporter, with protein sequence MLDKFEWKKWIWPLGIGIVLWLLTPLKPNAINVTAWHLFAIFIATIIACVTKPLPMMATTLIAVVIATMTGIFKMDEVAAGFGNSTAWMVAMCMFIAAGFIKSGLGKRIAYFFVKTFGKKTLGLAYALSFVETILAIGIPSNNARVNGIMYPIIDNLSKEMGSDPEKGTQRNMGSFLVFNEYEINIVTSTMFLTGLAGNMVALGIAKTQNISISWMQWFAAAIVPGLISLLVVPFILYKIYPPKVKETPNAHAWADGKLNELGKMTAAEKIMAIIFVLAVVLWLIGSKFGIDATEVSFIAVALLLITGVINVKDMLGQSFAWNILTWLSIIMLMSQKLMTLGFFPWFSKTLGSSLQGMNWVLVLVILYLAYFYLHYLFPSVSTQISALYAGFLSIAIGAGVPHIMAALMLAFAGSLYLSTSSYSAGPAALLSSTGYVSNKDWWKLSAIIGLVLNVIWLGGGLLWTKVIGMW
- a CDS encoding AzlC family ABC transporter permease, translated to MDNNLTSKSAIVETLPTVFGYLGIGIAFGVVGRASGLSIWIVTLISIFVYAGSAQFVLVSMLLAHSSLPAIVFSVFLVNARMILMSTTLTPFLKDESMKKNIWLGTLLTDESFALAVNKLNYTEQKLNFTWFNTVNVVSYLTWILSSALGAGLGSLITDPAKFGLDFAITAMFIGLLYSQITSDKSIKLGLQLGLVVFVLVGTYFGLFFIPANILVLVITVLGCMLGVLIKNAHK
- the brnQ gene encoding branched-chain amino acid transport system II carrier protein; translation: MNELEQDLNQKPLTWKQYLVIASLLFGLFFGAGNLIFPIHLGQMSGANWIPATVGFLITAVLLPLLSVLAISATHAKGVYDVGLPLGKTFALTFMVLIHLIIGPLFGTPRTASVSFTVGLQPVLPKNLWHTGLLLFSAVFFLLAFVIAYKESNILTSIGKILNPAFLLLLFAIFLLAFFSPMGQANAQKATTAYQQAPLLHGFIEGYNTIDAPAGLAFGVTVVTAVRQMGKTTAKSNAKVTAKAGVLATGAIGVIYVGLIWLGATTLSHFKLSADGGVAFNQIVTHYLGGFGHVLLATLITVTCLTTAVGLIAAFAQDFHRSFSKVSYHTWLGLMTLVSFLTANFGLDTLISWSTPMLMFIYPFAMVLILLSISASLFDRDPVVYFWVVLFTLLPALLDMVATFPPVVSQSSWALALRSFQLNCLPFAEIGMDWIIPALVGLAIGLVCHFVKGKKAAVN
- the brnQ gene encoding branched-chain amino acid transport system II carrier protein: MKEIEQDLNTKPLTWKQYLMVASLLFGLFFGAGNMIFPIHLGQIAGANWGIATVGFLVTAVLLPLLAVLAISASHAKGVYDIGKPLGKHFGIIFMVLIHLTLGPLFATPRTASISFSVGLQPVLPTNWAKPGLLIFSAIFFILAFIISYNQSAILERIGKILNPLFLLLLFIIFLFGFISPMGQANAQKVTTAYQQAPFFNGFLEGYNTMDALAGLAFGYTIVSAVKQLGKTSAKSNAKVTARAGVIATSGIGIIYIGLIWLGATTLKHFKISPEGGTAFNQIVTYYLGDFGHALLATIVTLTCLTTAVGLIAAFAQDFHRSFSKVSYHTWLAIMTFASFITANFGLDTIISWSTPMLMFIYPIAIALIILSIAATKFDHDPIVYFWTVIFTLIPAILDMIAAFPPVISQTAWAMQIRTFQLKVLPFAAIGMDWVVPTFIGLIIGLCCHFYHKTKIVKA
- a CDS encoding class II fumarate hydratase; translation: MSEEEYRIESDTIGPVKIPKDALWGPQTERSRNNFPSGELMPLAVIRAFLNLKKAAAQSNVEVGDEPKEKGAAIEDAVDQLLSLSDEELRKDFPLHVLQTGSGTQSNMNVNEVVANLANQLHPGLDILPNDDVNRGQSSNDTYPTAMNIVAVEALDKLEPAIEHLIAELKVKQNKYWKTVKVGRTHLQDATPVTFGQELSGYISALKHDLAYLQELKPTLYELAIGGTAVGTGLNAAPGMTEKIAGKLSEVYGHEFKVKTNKFWGLAHHSGINVIHGALKTLAADMFKIAQDVRFLASGPRAGYHELNIPANEPGSSIMPGKVNPTQSEAVTMAAAKVFGNDTTITFAASQGNFEMNVFKTVMISAFLDSCDILTGTITGFADKMIAGLSVNSARMDDLLEDSLMTVTALSPHIGYHAAATIAQTADKEGTTLKEAALKSGEVTEAQYDEWMDYMKMTNIDQTSPEE
- a CDS encoding copper-translocating P-type ATPase — encoded protein: MDKMDLSHNHQMDHSKNDHDHQMNMDMSDNDMMMHGGQMMHMGNLKQKFWVSLILALPILFLAPAMGVKLPFQFSFPGSQWVVLIFATILFIYGGQPFLKGAYSELKAKQPEMMTLISLGISTAYLYSLYAFVQNELLHSQEQVMDFFWELATLILIMLLGHWIEMNSMMQASSSVNDLAKLLPDQVHVKSGDQVKDRPLNQVDKDEHVLVKAGESVPLDGVVLSGTSDVNESLVTGESRSVTRKQGDKVIGGSINGAGTLTIKVTNAVNSGFLANVNKLVKSSQQDKSKLQNLADRVSGWLFYAALIFGIIALIVWTSISGIADGLQRMVTVLVIACPHALGLAIPLVNAKSMSLGAKNGLLIRNRNVIDISSKVNYLLMDKTGTLTEGKFTVRKYEPIDKQLDKQELLTLIASIEQNSTHPIAQSILQFAKAKQVKLQNVTESNNLNGKGVSGILNGKKYQLFSEHAAREQVTTLPQVDTSNDTVSYLIQGDQVLGYISVGDQIKSTAKKLVKQIKKFNIIPVMLTGDNQKAAKGIASELGITQVYAELLPEDKADIVAKLQAKDNHVMMVGDGINDAPSLAKADIGVAIGAGTDVAVDSADVVLVNSEPTDIISFLNLAQKTHAKTIQNLWWGAGYNILAIPLAAGILAPLGIILDPAVGAILMSLSTVIVALNAETLKL
- a CDS encoding AzlD domain-containing protein, with the protein product MPTNNFILLTIVCCGLVTWLSRTLPFVLLKKFSLPQVVADFLSFVPVTILAAMWVQNLFTANLGKLPTINYLNLFASIPTLIAALISKNLSVVVIVGVISAAIFNLLL